A genomic segment from Chitinophaga niabensis encodes:
- a CDS encoding Spy/CpxP family protein refolding chaperone, whose amino-acid sequence MKETFARNKILSLLLLFLLLTNIGMLVFFVYTKPASQQKHPDKDKGGEMLQMLEKQVGFTPDQLAQYKSLKDQHWDSIRPYFGEMRVAKDNFFKLINNAAVPDSVINAAADTIAAKQKKIDLRTFRYFQRLRSICTPQQQPAFDSVVSQVLKKMNAPWRNKNQPPKDSVKQ is encoded by the coding sequence ATGAAAGAAACATTTGCACGGAATAAAATACTGAGCCTGCTGCTGCTTTTCCTTTTGTTGACAAACATCGGCATGCTGGTATTCTTTGTGTATACCAAACCGGCGTCCCAGCAAAAACACCCGGATAAGGATAAAGGTGGTGAAATGTTGCAAATGCTTGAAAAACAGGTGGGATTTACGCCGGATCAACTGGCTCAGTATAAAAGCCTGAAAGACCAGCATTGGGATAGTATCAGGCCTTACTTCGGGGAAATGCGTGTAGCAAAAGATAATTTCTTTAAACTGATCAATAATGCAGCGGTTCCAGACTCCGTGATCAATGCGGCAGCGGATACCATTGCAGCCAAACAGAAAAAGATAGACCTGAGAACATTCCGGTATTTTCAACGGCTGAGAAGCATCTGCACCCCGCAGCAGCAACCGGCCTTTGACTCTGTGGTAAGCCAGGTGCTGAAAAAAATGAACGCCCCCTGGCGTAATAAGAACCAGCCGCCGAAAGATAGTGTGAAACAATAG
- a CDS encoding ArsR/SmtB family transcription factor: MDAALIEKAANALADKHRMAILMKIARNESVCCGEIQDLTCLSQPTVSHHIKILVDSGVLISTKEGRNVQLAINKEMMKHLSSFFLQLS; this comes from the coding sequence ATGGACGCAGCGTTGATAGAGAAGGCGGCAAATGCACTGGCAGATAAACACCGGATGGCTATACTGATGAAGATAGCAAGGAATGAATCTGTTTGTTGTGGAGAAATCCAGGACCTGACCTGTCTTTCCCAACCTACTGTTTCCCATCACATCAAGATCCTTGTAGATAGCGGCGTATTGATCAGCACAAAAGAAGGCCGGAATGTACAGCTGGCCATTAATAAAGAAATGATGAAACACCTCTCATCTTTCTTCTTGCAACTGAGTTGA
- a CDS encoding TetR/AcrR family transcriptional regulator, whose translation MQTTNTTEQQIIDAAKKIFMQKGLAGARMQDIADEAGINKAMLHYYYRSKDKLFDMVFQEAMENLLKRINVIFKGEMAFEEKVAAAVDHYITFLSGNPHLPVFIINEINQNPDRIVERFVHAPDFPDIKQFMKEMLVEMEKGTIRKMNPMQLMMNMLSMCIFPFVARPLISNVFGMNDQQYSALMEERKKSVTEFILMSLRP comes from the coding sequence ATGCAGACGACGAACACCACAGAACAACAGATCATAGACGCAGCCAAGAAGATCTTCATGCAAAAGGGCCTGGCAGGCGCCCGGATGCAGGATATTGCCGATGAAGCAGGGATCAACAAAGCCATGCTGCACTATTATTACCGCAGCAAGGATAAACTGTTCGACATGGTATTCCAGGAAGCCATGGAGAACCTGCTGAAAAGGATCAATGTGATCTTTAAAGGGGAAATGGCCTTTGAGGAAAAAGTAGCGGCAGCGGTGGATCATTATATCACCTTCCTGTCCGGCAATCCACACCTGCCTGTTTTTATCATCAACGAAATAAACCAGAACCCGGACAGGATTGTTGAAAGATTTGTGCATGCCCCCGATTTCCCGGACATTAAACAATTCATGAAAGAAATGCTGGTGGAAATGGAAAAAGGTACTATCCGTAAGATGAATCCCATGCAACTGATGATGAACATGCTTAGTATGTGCATTTTCCCCTTCGTGGCCAGGCCATTGATCAGCAATGTGTTTGGCATGAATGACCAGCAATACAGCGCACTGATGGAAGAGCGGAAAAAATCTGTAACGGAGTTTATTCTAATGTCATTACGACCATAA
- a CDS encoding RNA polymerase sigma factor, with protein sequence MTDIIAQLKQGSEAAFSQLVAQWQGMVYNTALGILQNTADAEDVAQEVFMQVHESIGTFKGEAQISTWLYRITVTKCLDHLRKKNRKKRWAKVYSLFGQQNELIIDPPDFHHPGVALANKERADLLFRAIARLPDSQKAAFVLHKLEGLSSKEIAGVMDASISAVEGLLHRAKQNLRQQLEEYYHNEE encoded by the coding sequence TTGACGGATATTATTGCACAGTTAAAGCAAGGTAGCGAGGCCGCCTTTTCTCAACTGGTGGCTCAGTGGCAGGGCATGGTATATAATACCGCCCTCGGGATACTGCAAAATACTGCGGACGCGGAAGACGTGGCTCAGGAGGTGTTCATGCAGGTGCATGAATCAATAGGAACATTCAAAGGAGAAGCACAGATCTCCACCTGGTTATACCGTATTACCGTTACCAAATGCCTGGACCATCTCCGGAAAAAGAACCGGAAAAAAAGATGGGCAAAAGTATACAGCCTTTTTGGCCAGCAGAACGAATTGATCATAGATCCGCCGGATTTTCACCATCCCGGGGTCGCATTAGCCAATAAAGAGCGGGCGGACCTGCTGTTCAGGGCTATCGCCCGGCTGCCGGACAGCCAGAAGGCCGCTTTTGTGCTCCACAAGCTGGAGGGCCTGAGCAGCAAGGAGATAGCAGGGGTGATGGATGCCAGCATATCCGCAGTAGAGGGGCTTTTGCACCGGGCCAAACAGAATTTGAGGCAGCAATTGGAAGAATATTATCATAACGAAGAATAA
- the cls gene encoding cardiolipin synthase has translation MILQFLKDHWQTISIIILYGITAWVAVKALLEARSTGKTLAYLLVLFFLPGIGVLIYLLVGMNRRVNRIYSRKWMSNVRLSEKLQLYLQQESRQTLIEHSDLVTNKTGIARLLFRDSLSPITADNEAVLLLNGEEKFPLLVETLKAAKHHIHLEYYIFEEDVIGREIMDILMQKAKEGVEVRFIYDDFGSSDINRRFLRQMRAAGIEVYPFYRVRLLANRLNYRNHRKIVVIDGHTGFIGGINVADRYINSPRYRDAHPQWPYWRDTHLCIKGLGVHTLQFLFMGDWNFCAEADLPITQDFFPDIKVTGEDLVQIAASGPDSERSSIMLSYLAAINQAERSVYITTPYFIPNESILNALQMAALSGRDVRLLVPDKSDSRIVNKASESFFEALLTCGVRIFRYQKGFVHAKTMVVDENLSVVGTANMDIRSFDFNFEVNAFVYSKDMNWKLTEAFLQDTLHSTELHLEQWRNRGRMARLGEAIVRLFSPLL, from the coding sequence ATGATACTGCAATTCCTGAAGGACCACTGGCAAACGATCTCCATCATTATCCTGTATGGCATTACAGCATGGGTGGCTGTGAAAGCATTGCTGGAAGCCCGGTCCACGGGTAAAACACTGGCATATCTCTTAGTGCTTTTCTTCCTGCCCGGTATCGGGGTGCTTATCTATCTGCTTGTAGGCATGAACCGCCGCGTGAACCGCATTTACAGCCGTAAATGGATGAGTAATGTAAGGCTCAGCGAAAAGCTGCAGTTATACCTCCAGCAGGAAAGCCGCCAGACCCTCATCGAACATTCTGACCTCGTAACAAATAAAACCGGCATCGCCCGTTTGCTTTTCAGGGATTCCTTATCCCCCATCACGGCAGATAACGAAGCCGTGCTACTCCTCAACGGAGAAGAAAAGTTCCCTCTCCTGGTAGAAACACTCAAAGCTGCCAAACACCACATTCACCTGGAATACTACATCTTTGAAGAAGATGTGATAGGCCGGGAGATCATGGACATCCTCATGCAAAAGGCCAAAGAAGGGGTGGAGGTGCGTTTCATTTACGACGATTTCGGCAGCAGCGACATCAACCGCCGTTTCCTTCGCCAGATGCGGGCAGCAGGCATTGAAGTATATCCTTTCTACCGCGTGCGCCTGCTGGCCAACCGCCTCAATTACCGGAACCACCGTAAAATAGTGGTAATAGACGGGCATACCGGTTTCATCGGCGGTATTAATGTGGCAGACCGTTACATCAATTCCCCCCGTTACCGGGATGCACATCCCCAATGGCCCTACTGGAGAGATACCCACTTGTGCATAAAAGGCCTGGGCGTACATACCCTGCAATTCCTTTTTATGGGAGACTGGAACTTTTGCGCGGAAGCAGACCTGCCCATTACCCAGGATTTTTTCCCGGATATCAAAGTAACAGGGGAGGACCTTGTGCAGATCGCCGCCAGCGGCCCGGACTCAGAACGTTCCTCCATTATGCTCTCTTACCTGGCTGCCATCAACCAGGCAGAACGCTCTGTATATATTACCACACCTTATTTCATTCCCAACGAATCTATCCTCAATGCCCTGCAAATGGCCGCATTGTCCGGCAGGGACGTACGCCTGCTGGTGCCGGACAAGAGCGACAGCCGGATCGTGAACAAAGCCTCAGAATCCTTCTTTGAAGCACTGCTCACCTGCGGCGTGCGCATTTTCCGTTACCAGAAGGGCTTTGTACACGCCAAAACCATGGTGGTGGACGAGAACCTATCCGTAGTGGGCACCGCCAATATGGACATCCGCAGCTTCGACTTCAATTTTGAGGTAAACGCCTTTGTGTATAGTAAAGACATGAACTGGAAGCTCACCGAGGCCTTTTTGCAGGATACCCTTCACAGCACAGAGCTGCACCTGGAACAATGGCGCAACCGCGGCCGCATGGCACGCCTCGGGGAAGCCATTGTACGCCTCTTTTCCCCCTTATTGTAA
- a CDS encoding glucose 1-dehydrogenase yields MSTLKNKVAVVTGGNSGIGYATAEEFVAKGAQVIITGRNRAAVDAAATKLGNGTLGIIADQASLADTDALVNTVKEHFGKVDVLFVNAGIGTFSPVADVTEAAFDSIMNINFKGAYFTVQKFLPLLNDGASIILLSSVNAFTAMPNTSVYSASKAALNALGRTLSSELAARNIRVNTVNPGPINTPIFDKLGMDDATRTAFNNQVKERVPLNRAGESSEVAKLVAFLASSDASFITGSEYTIDGGVSSQVLLG; encoded by the coding sequence ATGAGCACCTTAAAGAACAAGGTAGCTGTTGTTACCGGCGGTAACAGCGGCATAGGGTACGCTACGGCTGAAGAATTCGTGGCAAAAGGAGCACAGGTTATCATTACAGGTCGTAACCGCGCTGCGGTAGATGCGGCGGCAACCAAACTGGGCAACGGTACTTTGGGTATTATCGCTGACCAGGCCAGCCTCGCAGATACAGACGCACTGGTAAACACCGTGAAAGAACATTTCGGAAAAGTTGACGTGCTGTTTGTCAACGCCGGGATAGGCACTTTCAGTCCTGTTGCTGACGTAACAGAAGCTGCTTTTGATAGCATCATGAACATCAACTTCAAAGGCGCCTACTTTACCGTACAAAAATTCTTACCATTATTGAATGATGGCGCTTCCATCATCCTGCTGTCTTCCGTGAATGCATTCACCGCAATGCCAAACACCTCTGTATACTCCGCCAGCAAAGCCGCTCTCAATGCGTTGGGCCGCACTTTGAGCAGTGAACTGGCAGCGAGGAACATCCGTGTAAACACCGTGAATCCCGGACCGATCAACACCCCTATTTTCGACAAACTGGGGATGGATGATGCCACCCGCACCGCATTCAATAACCAGGTAAAAGAACGTGTTCCCCTGAACCGCGCAGGCGAGTCTTCAGAAGTGGCCAAGCTGGTTGCCTTCCTGGCTTCTTCAGACGCCTCGTTTATCACGGGCTCGGAATATACTATTGATGGAGGAGTATCCTCCCAGGTACTTTTGGGTTAA
- a CDS encoding HlyD family secretion protein: protein MKTTLTVISLIVLFTACRSKDDAADAYGNFESTEIIVSAEASGRLLSFDVEEGAVLQANALVGGIDSIQLNLKKAQLGANIKAVLSKRPEIAPQLEVIRQQIATQQREKQRIQNLLKANAATPKQLDDINAAIALLEKQYASTSSSLNTQISGLNSESQPLELQVEQVKEQLAQSRVINPIQGTVLTKYVEKGEVVTFGKPLYKIADLNTMYLRAYISGDQLGLVKTGQQVTVQTDLPNGEMKSLPGTVSWISGDAEFTPKTIQTREERVQLVYALKVRVQNDGSLKIGMPGEIRLSK, encoded by the coding sequence ATGAAAACAACCTTAACAGTTATATCGCTGATCGTATTATTCACTGCATGCAGATCGAAAGATGATGCTGCCGATGCCTACGGCAACTTTGAATCCACGGAGATCATCGTATCTGCAGAAGCCTCCGGCCGCCTGCTCAGTTTTGATGTGGAAGAAGGCGCCGTATTACAGGCCAATGCATTGGTAGGTGGAATTGATTCCATCCAGCTGAACCTCAAAAAAGCACAACTGGGTGCCAATATCAAAGCAGTGTTAAGTAAACGCCCCGAGATCGCACCACAACTGGAAGTGATCCGCCAGCAGATCGCTACGCAGCAAAGGGAAAAACAAAGGATCCAGAACCTCTTAAAGGCCAATGCCGCCACACCCAAACAACTGGACGATATCAATGCGGCCATTGCCTTACTGGAAAAACAATACGCTTCTACTTCCTCTTCGCTGAATACACAGATCAGCGGCCTGAACAGTGAATCGCAGCCGCTTGAATTACAGGTGGAACAGGTGAAGGAACAACTCGCGCAATCCCGCGTGATCAATCCCATACAGGGGACCGTACTCACTAAATACGTAGAGAAAGGAGAGGTGGTCACTTTCGGAAAACCGTTGTACAAGATCGCAGACCTGAATACCATGTACCTCCGTGCATACATCAGCGGTGATCAGTTAGGACTGGTGAAAACAGGCCAGCAGGTAACGGTACAAACGGATCTGCCGAATGGTGAAATGAAAAGCCTCCCCGGCACTGTAAGCTGGATCTCCGGCGACGCGGAGTTTACGCCCAAAACAATCCAGACGCGTGAGGAAAGGGTACAGTTGGTATATGCCCTGAAAGTACGGGTACAAAACGATGGCAGCCTGAAAATAGGTATGCCGGGTGAGATAAGGCTTTCTAAATAA
- a CDS encoding outer membrane beta-barrel protein, with translation MRHALIFTLLLLTCAQLTSAQNLVLKGVLKDKADSSTLKKATIRLTSPTDNTFKKQVFTDNNGAFEITDLKPQAYLLTISFLGYGELVRAIMLQTETQDLGVIKMPKSSRELREVVIKGQVPPAQQKGDTLAFNADAYKTNPDASGEDLVKKMPGITVENGNVKAQGEDVRKVLVDGKEFFGEDATLALRNLPAEAIQRIEVFDRMSDQAQFTGFDDGNSQKTINIVTRAEMRQGQFGKIFAGYGTEGRYSAGGNVNLFNQDRRISIIGMTNNVNQQNFSSQDLLGVQNAGSGGGGGRGGGGGGRGGGGGGRGGGGGGGSFGGGGGGGSSNFLTGTNRGLNKTNSIGVNFNDNFGKKVTFNGSYFFNNSNTSNNEINREEQTLEEGQKQIDTDTSYSSSSNYNHRINMRIEYKIDSNNSIIFTPGISFQNNNSYSESFGNTIQFGKLLADNMNNSSASNSGYNLNGNIMYRHAFAKRGRTISLSLGLSTNDRSGTTYRNSDLNYYDGSGKDDSLKQKISPLSDGQSYNANIAYTEPIGKSGQLQINYNPTYSKNSSDRRAYQYDFLGSKDYSILDSAQSNMFENTAVTQNAGITYRLGNRDKMLSVGVSYQHTEMTSDRIFPFASNESQSFTNILPNAMLMYKLSEYSRIRVFYRSSMNQPSIQQLQDGYFKSGLLNYSVGDPKLRPQFGHMVAARYNYTNTVNNNNFFANIFLQTNNDYLTNAVFTPSRGDSVLQGTDTLKRGGRLTQAKNMDGFVSVRSFFTYGVPLKFIKSNFNLNTGVSYQRTPGQINQLRGFTHNYTYSAGVLISSNISEYVDFTLSYNGNFNTVKNTIDPSTNSDYSTHTASGAVNLLTKSGWVLQNEVNYQFNRGLGGDLDKGYILWNAGIGKKFLKNQRGELRASVFDLLKQNRAISRTVNGLSIVDSQSQVLTQYFMLTFTYRLKNFGKLNMPTGGRERFNRLNGAPDMMNRPF, from the coding sequence ATGCGGCATGCACTGATCTTTACATTGCTTTTACTGACCTGCGCTCAGCTTACTTCTGCGCAGAATCTGGTGCTGAAGGGTGTGTTGAAGGATAAAGCGGATAGTTCGACATTGAAAAAAGCCACCATCAGGCTTACTTCCCCAACAGATAATACTTTTAAAAAACAAGTATTTACTGATAATAACGGCGCTTTTGAGATCACAGACCTCAAGCCGCAGGCTTATCTCCTTACCATCAGCTTCCTCGGCTATGGAGAGCTCGTAAGAGCTATCATGCTGCAAACGGAAACACAGGACCTGGGTGTTATTAAAATGCCCAAATCCTCCAGGGAACTGAGAGAGGTGGTGATCAAAGGCCAGGTGCCTCCTGCACAGCAGAAAGGGGATACACTGGCATTTAATGCGGATGCTTATAAAACCAACCCGGACGCCAGTGGTGAGGACCTCGTAAAAAAGATGCCCGGTATTACCGTAGAGAATGGTAATGTGAAAGCGCAGGGCGAAGATGTGAGAAAAGTATTGGTGGATGGAAAGGAATTCTTTGGAGAAGATGCCACACTGGCCTTAAGGAACCTGCCTGCAGAAGCCATTCAGCGGATAGAAGTGTTCGACAGGATGAGCGATCAGGCCCAGTTCACCGGCTTCGACGATGGTAACTCTCAAAAGACCATCAATATCGTTACCCGTGCAGAAATGCGCCAGGGGCAGTTCGGAAAGATCTTTGCCGGGTATGGTACAGAAGGCCGGTATTCCGCCGGTGGAAATGTGAACCTCTTTAACCAGGACAGGCGCATCTCTATCATTGGCATGACCAATAACGTCAACCAGCAGAACTTCTCTTCACAAGACCTCTTAGGTGTACAAAACGCTGGTTCCGGCGGCGGCGGTGGCCGTGGCGGCGGAGGTGGCGGAAGAGGCGGTGGAGGCGGCGGCCGTGGTGGCGGAGGTGGCGGTGGTAGCTTCGGCGGTGGCGGCGGGGGAGGAAGTTCCAACTTCCTGACCGGTACCAACAGGGGGCTCAACAAAACCAATTCCATTGGTGTAAACTTCAACGATAATTTCGGTAAGAAAGTAACCTTCAACGGCAGTTATTTCTTTAATAACAGCAACACCAGCAATAACGAGATCAACCGTGAGGAACAAACACTGGAAGAAGGGCAGAAACAGATCGATACGGATACTTCTTACAGCAGCAGTTCCAACTATAATCACCGCATCAATATGCGGATAGAATATAAGATAGACTCTAACAACTCTATCATTTTTACACCCGGTATCAGTTTCCAGAACAATAACTCTTACTCGGAGTCTTTTGGTAATACCATCCAGTTCGGCAAACTGCTGGCGGACAATATGAATAATTCCAGTGCTTCCAATTCAGGATACAACCTGAACGGGAACATCATGTACCGCCACGCATTCGCTAAAAGAGGCAGGACCATCTCCCTGAGCCTTGGCCTGAGCACCAACGACCGTTCCGGAACAACATACCGGAACAGTGATCTAAACTATTATGATGGTTCAGGAAAGGATGATTCCCTGAAACAAAAGATCAGCCCCTTATCAGACGGGCAGTCTTACAACGCTAACATTGCCTATACAGAGCCTATTGGTAAATCCGGTCAGTTACAGATAAACTATAATCCTACTTACAGTAAGAACAGTTCAGACAGAAGGGCTTACCAGTATGATTTCCTGGGGTCTAAAGACTATAGCATCCTGGATTCTGCCCAGTCCAACATGTTCGAGAACACTGCCGTTACCCAGAATGCCGGTATCACTTACCGTTTGGGTAACCGGGATAAGATGTTGTCTGTAGGCGTATCCTACCAGCATACAGAGATGACGAGCGACAGGATCTTTCCTTTTGCCAGCAATGAATCGCAGAGCTTTACCAACATCCTGCCCAATGCGATGCTGATGTATAAATTGTCTGAATACAGCCGGATCAGGGTGTTCTACCGTTCTTCCATGAACCAGCCTTCCATCCAGCAATTACAGGATGGTTATTTCAAAAGCGGCCTGCTGAACTATTCCGTGGGTGATCCTAAGCTGCGCCCGCAATTCGGCCATATGGTAGCTGCACGGTATAACTATACCAACACCGTAAATAACAATAACTTCTTTGCCAATATATTCCTGCAAACCAATAACGATTACCTGACCAATGCCGTGTTCACGCCATCCCGCGGAGACTCTGTTCTGCAGGGGACAGATACGCTGAAACGCGGTGGCCGGTTAACACAGGCCAAGAATATGGATGGTTTTGTGAGTGTGCGTTCCTTCTTTACCTATGGTGTACCGCTGAAATTCATCAAATCCAACTTTAACCTGAATACAGGGGTAAGTTACCAGCGTACGCCGGGCCAGATCAATCAACTGAGAGGTTTTACGCATAACTATACGTATAGTGCAGGTGTGCTGATCTCCAGCAACATCAGCGAGTATGTGGATTTCACCTTATCGTATAATGGTAATTTCAATACGGTCAAAAATACCATCGACCCAAGCACAAACAGCGATTATTCCACCCATACCGCCTCCGGTGCTGTGAACCTGCTCACCAAAAGTGGCTGGGTATTGCAGAACGAAGTGAACTACCAGTTCAACAGGGGCCTGGGAGGAGACCTGGATAAAGGATACATCCTGTGGAATGCCGGTATCGGGAAGAAGTTCCTGAAGAACCAGCGGGGAGAGCTGAGGGCATCTGTTTTTGACCTGCTGAAGCAGAACAGGGCCATCAGCCGTACCGTTAACGGGCTGAGTATTGTGGATAGCCAGAGCCAGGTGCTCACGCAGTATTTTATGCTTACATTTACTTACAGATTGAAGAATTTCGGCAAGCTCAACATGCCTACCGGTGGCAGGGAACGTTTTAACAGACTAAACGGCGCACCGGACATGATGAACAGACCATTTTAA
- a CDS encoding acyl-CoA thioesterase, with translation MIIKEPEALYTVRFSDCDPFGHLNNASYINYFMNAREDHLAATYNMHLKDYAVKGVGWVVAQHQISYLKPALVAEKVHIFSRVLEFSNNHILVEMWMTDEAKKKVKAFLWSKFVHIDLKTGKKAEHDEALLNLLGSIRVEHNGIDTFDQRVGAVLQSF, from the coding sequence ATGATCATCAAAGAACCGGAAGCGCTGTATACAGTCCGCTTTAGCGACTGTGATCCCTTTGGCCATCTCAACAATGCCTCCTATATCAATTATTTCATGAATGCCCGGGAAGATCACCTGGCTGCCACCTATAACATGCACCTGAAAGATTATGCGGTGAAAGGGGTGGGTTGGGTTGTAGCCCAGCACCAGATCTCTTACCTCAAACCTGCTTTGGTAGCAGAAAAAGTACACATCTTCTCCCGTGTACTGGAATTTTCCAATAATCACATCCTCGTGGAAATGTGGATGACGGACGAAGCCAAAAAGAAAGTAAAGGCCTTCCTCTGGTCCAAATTCGTACACATCGACCTGAAAACCGGCAAAAAAGCGGAACACGATGAAGCCCTGCTAAACCTCCTGGGATCCATCCGGGTAGAACACAATGGGATAGACACTTTCGACCAGAGAGTAGGGGCCGTACTGCAATCTTTTTAA
- a CDS encoding TolC family protein — MKLIPPLLLLLLSLQVSAQEQFLSLDSAQQSARRNYPLLKQKQVLDNMTRLQVQNIKTNYLPQVELNGQATYQSEVTQIPIKLPGMNIPELSKDQYKATIDVKQLLYDGGATASQRELQEVTKLAEQQKVEVELYKLRQQVLQTYFNALLWEENIAAREKMMEEVKQKMERQQAGVDNGTILASQVDILKAELLRTEQQLFEAQTGKRAAIQVLSLLTGKELPASLQLQLPLSVANQTEELQRPELQLYKYQTNVLQQQSKLTGTKALPKVSAFAQGGYGRPGLNMLENKFDFYYMTGIRFNWTLWNWRYNRTERAVLQQQEQSIQAQSEAFTLNTKMQLVQQSSEITNLQQAVEKDKEIVQLRTKVKEVSAAQLDNGVLTVHDYLTDLHAETQAVIAHKTHEIQWVYATLYYQVIKGY; from the coding sequence ATGAAATTGATCCCTCCACTGTTGCTGTTACTGCTTTCCCTGCAGGTATCCGCACAGGAGCAGTTCTTAAGCCTGGACTCGGCGCAGCAGTCGGCAAGGCGCAATTATCCCCTGCTGAAACAGAAGCAGGTGCTGGATAATATGACGCGGCTGCAGGTTCAGAACATCAAAACCAATTACCTGCCACAGGTGGAACTGAATGGCCAGGCTACCTATCAGTCTGAAGTAACACAGATCCCCATCAAACTGCCGGGCATGAACATCCCCGAATTATCCAAAGACCAGTATAAGGCCACCATAGATGTGAAGCAGTTGTTGTACGATGGCGGTGCCACTGCGAGCCAGCGGGAATTACAGGAAGTAACTAAACTGGCAGAACAGCAGAAGGTGGAAGTGGAATTATATAAGCTCCGCCAGCAGGTATTGCAAACCTACTTCAATGCTTTGCTCTGGGAGGAGAATATTGCAGCACGCGAAAAGATGATGGAGGAAGTGAAACAAAAAATGGAGCGTCAGCAGGCAGGCGTTGATAACGGAACCATACTGGCCAGCCAGGTGGATATCCTCAAAGCAGAACTCTTAAGAACAGAACAGCAGTTATTCGAAGCACAGACCGGTAAACGCGCAGCTATACAGGTGTTAAGCCTGCTCACCGGTAAAGAGCTGCCGGCATCCCTTCAGCTGCAACTCCCGCTTTCTGTTGCCAACCAAACGGAAGAATTACAGCGCCCCGAGTTACAGCTCTACAAATACCAAACGAACGTATTACAGCAACAATCCAAACTCACCGGCACCAAAGCATTGCCGAAAGTCAGCGCCTTTGCACAGGGAGGATACGGCCGCCCGGGTTTGAACATGCTGGAGAATAAGTTCGACTTCTACTACATGACAGGGATCCGTTTTAACTGGACGCTCTGGAACTGGCGTTATAACAGAACAGAACGGGCCGTGTTGCAGCAGCAGGAGCAAAGCATCCAGGCACAGTCAGAAGCCTTTACGCTGAATACAAAGATGCAGCTGGTGCAGCAATCTTCAGAGATCACCAACTTACAGCAGGCCGTGGAAAAAGATAAAGAGATCGTGCAGCTGCGTACCAAAGTGAAAGAAGTATCTGCCGCGCAGCTGGATAATGGTGTACTCACCGTACACGATTACCTCACAGACCTGCATGCAGAAACGCAGGCCGTGATTGCACATAAAACACACGAGATCCAATGGGTGTATGCCACATTATATTACCAGGTCATTAAAGGATATTAA